Proteins from one Setaria italica strain Yugu1 chromosome V, Setaria_italica_v2.0, whole genome shotgun sequence genomic window:
- the LOC101766803 gene encoding jmjC domain-containing protein 4 isoform X3 translates to MDGRVKVVGQVERVDGTSLTYAEFVDRFMAPNRPVVLTGLTASWRACEDWTLPGPGHRRRPDLSFFARNFPSPLLQVADCSSREFTDQKRLEMSMQEFIDRWVGHAHGGSSAGDRESSLFYLKDWHLVKEYPDYIAYTTPTFFVDDWLNMYLDSHPIHRDSDITNHKSEVNCSDYRFVYMGAKGTWTPLHADVFRSYSWSANVCGRKQWLFLPPSQSHRIFDRYMRSSVYNLNDDVSEKQFPEFNKTEWIECIQEQNEIIFVPSGWYHQVQNLEDTISINHNWFNAYNLHWVWILLYEDYKVAKEYIEDIRDICDDFEGLCQRNLAANTEDRWRILRT, encoded by the exons ATGGACGGCCGCGTGAAGGTGGTGGGGCAGGTGGAGCGGGTGGACGGGACGTCGCTGACCTACGCGGAGTTCGTCGACCGGTTCATGGCGCCCAACCGCCCCGTCGTCCTAACGGGGCTCACCGCGTCATGGCGGGCCTGCGAGGACTGGACACTCCCCggccccggccaccgccgccgccctgaccTCAGCTTCTTCGCCCGCAacttcccctcccctctcctccag GTCGCCGACTGCTCCTCGAGGGAGTTCACGGACCAAAAGCGGCTTGAGATGTCCATGCAGGAGTTCATAGACCGCTGGGTTGGACATGCTCACGGTGGCTCCAGTGCTGGGGATCGCGAGAGCTCCCTGTTTTATCTGAAAGATTGGCATCTCGTTAAG GAGTACCCTGATTATATTGCTTATACTACACCAACATTCTTTGTTGATGATTGGCTCAACATGTATCTTGACAGTCACCCCATACATAGAGATTCTGACATTACCAATCATAAAAGTGAAGTAAACTGTTCGGACTATCGATTTGTTTACATGGGAGCAAAAG GAACCTGGACTCCTCTGCATGCTGACGTTTTTAGGTCATACAGCTGGTCTGCAAATGTTTGTGGGAGAAAACAATGGCTGTTTCTACCACCATCACAAAGTCATCGTATATTTGATAG GTACATGAGATCCTCGGTCTATAACTTAAATGATGATGTTTCTGAAAAGCAGTTTCCCGAATTCAATAAG ACTGAATGGATAGAGTGCATTCAGGAGCAGAATGAAATCATATTTGTTCCCAGTGGATGGTATCACCAAGTCCAGAACCTG GAGGATACTATATCTATAAACCATAACTGGTTTAATGCCTACAACCTACACTGGGTG TGGATCTTGCTTTATGAAGACTACAAAGTTGCAAAAGAATATATCGAAGACATCCGAGATATTTGTGATGATTTTGAAGGGCTTTGCCAACGGAACTTGGCAGCAAATACAG AAGACAGATGGAGAATCTTGAGAACATAA
- the LOC101766803 gene encoding jmjC domain-containing protein 4 isoform X1: MDGRVKVVGQVERVDGTSLTYAEFVDRFMAPNRPVVLTGLTASWRACEDWTLPGPGHRRRPDLSFFARNFPSPLLQVADCSSREFTDQKRLEMSMQEFIDRWVGHAHGGSSAGDRESSLFYLKDWHLVKEYPDYIAYTTPTFFVDDWLNMYLDSHPIHRDSDITNHKSEVNCSDYRFVYMGAKGTWTPLHADVFRSYSWSANVCGRKQWLFLPPSQSHRIFDRYMRSSVYNLNDDVSEKQFPEFNKTEWIECIQEQNEIIFVPSGWYHQVQNLEDTISINHNWFNAYNLHWVWILLYEDYKVAKEYIEDIRDICDDFEGLCQRNLAANTGMNFYDFFVFIVRFALANVIELYHLQQPEVATFSTETAHHFVYNLKSIRNVASKMTTTEAFTTENLRSISEDNRSAFSNVKQILEEESFRRLLMTLSKAYAHIDRGQRNCPKSCTSYPKGCLSVICLKSDCNVVDHITSLINEVCVPADLVTLVDSALSDV, encoded by the exons ATGGACGGCCGCGTGAAGGTGGTGGGGCAGGTGGAGCGGGTGGACGGGACGTCGCTGACCTACGCGGAGTTCGTCGACCGGTTCATGGCGCCCAACCGCCCCGTCGTCCTAACGGGGCTCACCGCGTCATGGCGGGCCTGCGAGGACTGGACACTCCCCggccccggccaccgccgccgccctgaccTCAGCTTCTTCGCCCGCAacttcccctcccctctcctccag GTCGCCGACTGCTCCTCGAGGGAGTTCACGGACCAAAAGCGGCTTGAGATGTCCATGCAGGAGTTCATAGACCGCTGGGTTGGACATGCTCACGGTGGCTCCAGTGCTGGGGATCGCGAGAGCTCCCTGTTTTATCTGAAAGATTGGCATCTCGTTAAG GAGTACCCTGATTATATTGCTTATACTACACCAACATTCTTTGTTGATGATTGGCTCAACATGTATCTTGACAGTCACCCCATACATAGAGATTCTGACATTACCAATCATAAAAGTGAAGTAAACTGTTCGGACTATCGATTTGTTTACATGGGAGCAAAAG GAACCTGGACTCCTCTGCATGCTGACGTTTTTAGGTCATACAGCTGGTCTGCAAATGTTTGTGGGAGAAAACAATGGCTGTTTCTACCACCATCACAAAGTCATCGTATATTTGATAG GTACATGAGATCCTCGGTCTATAACTTAAATGATGATGTTTCTGAAAAGCAGTTTCCCGAATTCAATAAG ACTGAATGGATAGAGTGCATTCAGGAGCAGAATGAAATCATATTTGTTCCCAGTGGATGGTATCACCAAGTCCAGAACCTG GAGGATACTATATCTATAAACCATAACTGGTTTAATGCCTACAACCTACACTGGGTG TGGATCTTGCTTTATGAAGACTACAAAGTTGCAAAAGAATATATCGAAGACATCCGAGATATTTGTGATGATTTTGAAGGGCTTTGCCAACGGAACTTGGCAGCAAATACAG GAATGAACTTCTATGATTTCTTTGTTTTCATAGTGCGGTTTGCTTTAGCCAATGTAATTGAGCTTTACCATCTTCAGCAGCCAGAGGTTGCAACATTTTCAACAGAAACTGCACACCATTTTGTCTATAATCTGAAGTCAATTCGTAATGTTGCATCAAAAATGACAACAACAGAGGCTTTCACTACTGAGAATCTTCGTAGTATCTCGGAAGATAACCGTAGTGCTTTCTCCAATGTTAAACAAATATTAGAAGAGGAGAGTTTCAGAAGGCTATTGATGACACTGTCAAAGGCATATGCACACATAGACAGAGGGCAAAGAAATTGCCCCAAATCTTGTACTTCATATCCGAAGGGCTGTTTGTCAGTGATCTGCTTGAAATCTGATTGCAATGTTGTTGATCACATTACTTCTTTGATCAATGAAGTTTGTGTACCTGCAGATTTGGTTACACTAGTTGATAGTGCTCTCTCTGATGTATAG
- the LOC101766803 gene encoding jmjC domain-containing protein 4 isoform X5, with amino-acid sequence MDGRVKVVGQVERVDGTSLTYAEFVDRFMAPNRPVVLTGLTASWRACEDWTLPGPGHRRRPDLSFFARNFPSPLLQVADCSSREFTDQKRLEMSMQEFIDRWVGHAHGGSSAGDRESSLFYLKDWHLVKEYPDYIAYTTPTFFVDDWLNMYLDSHPIHRDSDITNHKSEVNCSDYRFVYMGAKGTWTPLHADVFRSYSWSANVCGRKQWLFLPPSQSHRIFDRYMRSSVYNLNDDVSEKQFPEFNKTEWIECIQEQNEIIFVPSGWYHQVQNLEDTISINHNWFNAYNLHWVTTKLQKNISKTSEIFVMILKGFANGTWQQIQE; translated from the exons ATGGACGGCCGCGTGAAGGTGGTGGGGCAGGTGGAGCGGGTGGACGGGACGTCGCTGACCTACGCGGAGTTCGTCGACCGGTTCATGGCGCCCAACCGCCCCGTCGTCCTAACGGGGCTCACCGCGTCATGGCGGGCCTGCGAGGACTGGACACTCCCCggccccggccaccgccgccgccctgaccTCAGCTTCTTCGCCCGCAacttcccctcccctctcctccag GTCGCCGACTGCTCCTCGAGGGAGTTCACGGACCAAAAGCGGCTTGAGATGTCCATGCAGGAGTTCATAGACCGCTGGGTTGGACATGCTCACGGTGGCTCCAGTGCTGGGGATCGCGAGAGCTCCCTGTTTTATCTGAAAGATTGGCATCTCGTTAAG GAGTACCCTGATTATATTGCTTATACTACACCAACATTCTTTGTTGATGATTGGCTCAACATGTATCTTGACAGTCACCCCATACATAGAGATTCTGACATTACCAATCATAAAAGTGAAGTAAACTGTTCGGACTATCGATTTGTTTACATGGGAGCAAAAG GAACCTGGACTCCTCTGCATGCTGACGTTTTTAGGTCATACAGCTGGTCTGCAAATGTTTGTGGGAGAAAACAATGGCTGTTTCTACCACCATCACAAAGTCATCGTATATTTGATAG GTACATGAGATCCTCGGTCTATAACTTAAATGATGATGTTTCTGAAAAGCAGTTTCCCGAATTCAATAAG ACTGAATGGATAGAGTGCATTCAGGAGCAGAATGAAATCATATTTGTTCCCAGTGGATGGTATCACCAAGTCCAGAACCTG GAGGATACTATATCTATAAACCATAACTGGTTTAATGCCTACAACCTACACTGGGTG ACTACAAAGTTGCAAAAGAATATATCGAAGACATCCGAGATATTTGTGATGATTTTGAAGGGCTTTGCCAACGGAACTTGGCAGCAAATACAG GAATGA
- the LOC101766803 gene encoding jmjC domain-containing protein 4 isoform X4, protein MDGRVKVVGQVERVDGTSLTYAEFVDRFMAPNRPVVLTGLTASWRACEDWTLPGPGHRRRPDLSFFARNFPSPLLQVADCSSREFTDQKRLEMSMQEFIDRWVGHAHGGSSAGDRESSLFYLKDWHLVKEYPDYIAYTTPTFFVDDWLNMYLDSHPIHRDSDITNHKSEVNCSDYRFVYMGAKGTWTPLHADVFRSYSWSANVCGRKQWLFLPPSQSHRIFDRYMRSSVYNLNDDVSEKQFPEFNKTEWIECIQEQNEIIFVPSGWYHQVQNLEDTISINHNWFNAYNLHWVTTKLQKNISKTSEIFVMILKGFANGTWQQIQKTDGES, encoded by the exons ATGGACGGCCGCGTGAAGGTGGTGGGGCAGGTGGAGCGGGTGGACGGGACGTCGCTGACCTACGCGGAGTTCGTCGACCGGTTCATGGCGCCCAACCGCCCCGTCGTCCTAACGGGGCTCACCGCGTCATGGCGGGCCTGCGAGGACTGGACACTCCCCggccccggccaccgccgccgccctgaccTCAGCTTCTTCGCCCGCAacttcccctcccctctcctccag GTCGCCGACTGCTCCTCGAGGGAGTTCACGGACCAAAAGCGGCTTGAGATGTCCATGCAGGAGTTCATAGACCGCTGGGTTGGACATGCTCACGGTGGCTCCAGTGCTGGGGATCGCGAGAGCTCCCTGTTTTATCTGAAAGATTGGCATCTCGTTAAG GAGTACCCTGATTATATTGCTTATACTACACCAACATTCTTTGTTGATGATTGGCTCAACATGTATCTTGACAGTCACCCCATACATAGAGATTCTGACATTACCAATCATAAAAGTGAAGTAAACTGTTCGGACTATCGATTTGTTTACATGGGAGCAAAAG GAACCTGGACTCCTCTGCATGCTGACGTTTTTAGGTCATACAGCTGGTCTGCAAATGTTTGTGGGAGAAAACAATGGCTGTTTCTACCACCATCACAAAGTCATCGTATATTTGATAG GTACATGAGATCCTCGGTCTATAACTTAAATGATGATGTTTCTGAAAAGCAGTTTCCCGAATTCAATAAG ACTGAATGGATAGAGTGCATTCAGGAGCAGAATGAAATCATATTTGTTCCCAGTGGATGGTATCACCAAGTCCAGAACCTG GAGGATACTATATCTATAAACCATAACTGGTTTAATGCCTACAACCTACACTGGGTG ACTACAAAGTTGCAAAAGAATATATCGAAGACATCCGAGATATTTGTGATGATTTTGAAGGGCTTTGCCAACGGAACTTGGCAGCAAATACAG AAGACAGATGGAGAATCTTGA
- the LOC101766803 gene encoding jmjC domain-containing protein 4 isoform X2 — protein sequence MSMQEFIDRWVGHAHGGSSAGDRESSLFYLKDWHLVKEYPDYIAYTTPTFFVDDWLNMYLDSHPIHRDSDITNHKSEVNCSDYRFVYMGAKGTWTPLHADVFRSYSWSANVCGRKQWLFLPPSQSHRIFDRYMRSSVYNLNDDVSEKQFPEFNKTEWIECIQEQNEIIFVPSGWYHQVQNLEDTISINHNWFNAYNLHWVWILLYEDYKVAKEYIEDIRDICDDFEGLCQRNLAANTGMNFYDFFVFIVRFALANVIELYHLQQPEVATFSTETAHHFVYNLKSIRNVASKMTTTEAFTTENLRSISEDNRSAFSNVKQILEEESFRRLLMTLSKAYAHIDRGQRNCPKSCTSYPKGCLSVICLKSDCNVVDHITSLINEVCVPADLVTLVDSALSDV from the exons ATGTCCATGCAGGAGTTCATAGACCGCTGGGTTGGACATGCTCACGGTGGCTCCAGTGCTGGGGATCGCGAGAGCTCCCTGTTTTATCTGAAAGATTGGCATCTCGTTAAG GAGTACCCTGATTATATTGCTTATACTACACCAACATTCTTTGTTGATGATTGGCTCAACATGTATCTTGACAGTCACCCCATACATAGAGATTCTGACATTACCAATCATAAAAGTGAAGTAAACTGTTCGGACTATCGATTTGTTTACATGGGAGCAAAAG GAACCTGGACTCCTCTGCATGCTGACGTTTTTAGGTCATACAGCTGGTCTGCAAATGTTTGTGGGAGAAAACAATGGCTGTTTCTACCACCATCACAAAGTCATCGTATATTTGATAG GTACATGAGATCCTCGGTCTATAACTTAAATGATGATGTTTCTGAAAAGCAGTTTCCCGAATTCAATAAG ACTGAATGGATAGAGTGCATTCAGGAGCAGAATGAAATCATATTTGTTCCCAGTGGATGGTATCACCAAGTCCAGAACCTG GAGGATACTATATCTATAAACCATAACTGGTTTAATGCCTACAACCTACACTGGGTG TGGATCTTGCTTTATGAAGACTACAAAGTTGCAAAAGAATATATCGAAGACATCCGAGATATTTGTGATGATTTTGAAGGGCTTTGCCAACGGAACTTGGCAGCAAATACAG GAATGAACTTCTATGATTTCTTTGTTTTCATAGTGCGGTTTGCTTTAGCCAATGTAATTGAGCTTTACCATCTTCAGCAGCCAGAGGTTGCAACATTTTCAACAGAAACTGCACACCATTTTGTCTATAATCTGAAGTCAATTCGTAATGTTGCATCAAAAATGACAACAACAGAGGCTTTCACTACTGAGAATCTTCGTAGTATCTCGGAAGATAACCGTAGTGCTTTCTCCAATGTTAAACAAATATTAGAAGAGGAGAGTTTCAGAAGGCTATTGATGACACTGTCAAAGGCATATGCACACATAGACAGAGGGCAAAGAAATTGCCCCAAATCTTGTACTTCATATCCGAAGGGCTGTTTGTCAGTGATCTGCTTGAAATCTGATTGCAATGTTGTTGATCACATTACTTCTTTGATCAATGAAGTTTGTGTACCTGCAGATTTGGTTACACTAGTTGATAGTGCTCTCTCTGATGTATAG
- the LOC101767219 gene encoding uncharacterized protein LOC101767219, producing the protein MAASASPSAALVLLVALFLATVVALASAANETRSFRPGDELRRYRRVQALLRRLNKPALRTIQSPDGDIIDCVAAHLQPAFDHPRLRGQKPLDPPVRPKGHHLRPSPNDTADAGVQLWAASGESCPEGSVPIRRITEADVLRASSVRRFGRAPAARVRRDSVAGGHEHAVGYVAGDEYYGAKASINVWAPKVSTASEFSLSQIWVIAGSFGNDLNTIEAGWQVSPQLYGDNSPRFFTYWTTDAYQTTGCYNLLCSGFIQTNSRIAMGAAISPTSAYNAGQFDISLLVWKDPNHGNWWLEFGSGELVGYWPSLLFSHLASHASMVQFGGEVVNTRASGSHTATQMGSGHFAGEGFGRASYFRNLEVVDWDNSLVPLAAGFHVTADHPNCYDIQGGVNAVWGNYFYYGGPGRNVKCT; encoded by the exons ATGGCGGCCAGCGCATCGCCGTCCGCGGCCCTTGTGCTCCTTGTCGCTCTGTTTCTTGCTACGGTGGTGGCGCTGGCGTCGGCAGCGAACGAGACGCGGTCGTTCCGGCCCGGCGACGAGCTCCGGCGGTACAGGAGGGTGCAGGCGCTGCTCAGGCGGCTCAACAAGCCGGCGCTCCGGACCATCCAG AGCCCCGACGGCGACATCATCGACTGCGTGGCGGCGCACCTGCAGCCGGCCTTCGACCACCCGAGGCTACGCGGCCAGAAGCCATTG GACCCGCCGGTGAGACCGAAAGGGCACCACCTCCGCCCCAGTCCCAATGACACCGCGGACGCCGGCGTGCAGCTGTGGGCGGCGTCCGGGGAGTCGTGCCCGGAGGGCTCCGTGCCCATCAGGCGGATCACGGAGGCGGACGTGCTCCGCGCCAGCTCCGTCAGGCGCTTCGGCAGGGCGCCCGCCGCCAGGGTGCGCCGCGACTCCGTCGCCGGCGGTCACGAG CACGCGGTGGGTtacgtggccggcgacgagtaCTACGGCGCGAAGGCGAGCATCAACGTGTGGGCGCCCAAGGTGAGCACGGCGTCGGAGTTCAGCCTGTCGCAGATCTGGGTCATCGCGGGCTCCTTCGGCAACGACCTCAACACCATCGAGGCCGGGTGGCAGGTCAGCCCGCAGCTCTACGGCGACAACTCGCCGCGCTTCTTCACCTACTGGACCACGGACGCGTACCAGACCACTGGGTGCTACAACCTCCTCTGCTCGGGGTTCATCCAGACCAACAGCCGCATCGCCATgggcgccgccatctccccgACCTCCGCCTACAACGCCGGCCAGTTCGACATCAGCCTGCTCGTCTGGAAG GATCCGAACCACGGCAACTGGTGGCTGGAGTTCGGCTCCGGCGAGCTGGTGGGGTACTGGCCATCGCTGCTGTTCAGCCACCTGGCGTCGCACGCGAGCATGGTGCAGTTCGGCGGCGAGGTGGTGAACACGCGGGCGTCGGGGTCGCACACGGCCACGCAGATGGGCAGCGGCCACTTCGCCGGCGAGGGCTTCGGCCGGGCCTCCTACTTCAGGAACCTGGAGGTGGTGGACTGGGACAACAGCCTCGTGCCACTCGCCGCCGGATTCCACGTCACCGCCGACCACCCAAACTGCTACGACATCCAGGGCGGCGTCAACGCCGTCTGGGGGAACTACTTCTACTACGGCGGGCCAGGCAGGAACGTCAAATGCacgtag